A single region of the Anopheles funestus chromosome X, idAnoFuneDA-416_04, whole genome shotgun sequence genome encodes:
- the LOC125769121 gene encoding zinc finger MYM-type protein 1-like — translation MAGKYSGLQARIKQYGASAVFIPCANHSLNLVANFAAENCKNAVHYFNFLQKLYNFFSSSTHRWKILTECLKMNETPVFLKRCSATRWSARADAVLAIKVGFKNIKEALSKICDDKDEKLATLDEANALLKQITKHETALMTAIWNPLLQRINATSKSLQTVECELLKGAALMNSLVKFIDHFRADFANVEEGAKELSDLSSFVSEEKRVRKRKLFHEETRENEHQFCTARDEFIVNSFYVICDNFKAQITQRAEKYESILEPFKVFYDWNLSLENRKKYLNILLEIYKNDIDANNLQDELDQFLIFLKDNTELSEACVDDNKEMNVKVELRTIYTIAKDMSCTFPNMETLLKIFLTIPISNASGERSFSVLKRVKNYLRNSMGESKLNSLAMLYIEQDLMDELDTEKIMEEFARKKSRRKHL, via the coding sequence ATGGCTGGCAAATACTCAGGATTACAAGCTCGCATTAAACAATATGGTGCAAGTGCAGTGTTTATCCCCTGCGCTAATCATTCCTTAAATCTAGTAGCCAATTTCGCGGCCGAAAATTGTAAAAACGCTGTAcactatttcaattttttacaaaaattgtacaactttttttcctcttcaacccaccgatggaaaattttaactgagtgcttaaaaatgaatgaaacaccTGTGTTTTTGAAACGATGCTCAGCTACCAGGTGGTCTGCCAGAGCAGATGCAGTTTTGGCAATAAAAGtgggttttaaaaatattaaagaagCACTGTCTAAAATTTGTGATGATAAAGACGAAAAACTAGCCACATTAGACGAGGCAAATGCTCTTCTTAAACAAATCACAAAGCATGAAACTGCTCTGATGACTGCGATATGGAACCCTCTTCTGCAAAGGATAAATGCTACCAGTAAATCACTTCAGACCGTTGAATGTGAACTACTGAAAGGCGCGGCATTAATGAATTCATTGGTTAAATTCATTGATCATTTTAGAGCGGATTTTGCAAATGTTGAAGAAGGAGCTAAAGAGCTATCTGATTTGTCTTCATTTGTTTCCGAAGAAAAGCGTGTGCGCAAAAGGAAACTTTTCCATGAGGAAACTCGAGAAAATGAACATCAGTTTTGTACTGCAAGAGACGAATTTATAGTGAATTCGTTTTACGTTATATGTGATAACTTTAAAGCACAGATAACACAAAGGGCTGAAAAATATGAATCAATTTTAGAGCCATTCAAAGTTTTTTACGATTGGAATTTGTCactagaaaatagaaaaaaatatcttaataTTCTGTtagaaatttacaaaaatgatATTGATGCTAACAATTTGCAGGACGAATTAGATCAATTTTTAATCTTTCTAAAAGACAATACAGAGTTAAGCGAGGCATGTGTAGATGATAACAAGGAAATGAATGTTAAAGTTGAGTTGCGAACTATCTATACAATAGCTAAAGACATGTCATGCACGTTTCCAAACATGGAGAcgttattgaaaatttttctaactATTCCAATTTCCAACGCATCAGGGGAAAgatctttttccgttttaaaacgagttaaaaattatttgcgaAATTCAATGGGTGAAAGTAAATTGAACAGTTTAGCAATGTTGTACATCGAACAAGATTTAATGGACGAACTAGACACGGAAAAAATTATGGAAGAATTTGCCAGAAAGAAGAGTAGAAGAAAACACTTGTAA